Part of the Candidatus Abyssobacteria bacterium SURF_5 genome is shown below.
GACCGGCCCCGCAAACAGCGTGAGGTTTCGGGCGGTGATCCGTTCGTCGGGGACAACCTCGACAGAGCGCGCCCTCAGCGCGTAATGCGGGTCCGGCAATTCGCATGTGGTCAGCGATGCGTTGCGTACCGCGTACTCGCCCGACGGAACCCTCTGAATCTCCTCGGCCGATACATACCACGGATCGTTGTACCCGCGCGCTTCGTAGAAGACGCCTTCACCCGCCGAAAAATCATACAGGCCGCGCGTCCCTTCAACAACGGCGCCGCGGCTTGTTGCCTTCACGTTGCCTTCGATCTCCGCAAGCTCGCGAAGCGTATTGATGACTGCCCGATCGCCCTCCAGTTTGCTCTCCGCCTGCACGATCTCGACATTGCCCTCTCCGGTGACAATGCCGGTGTCTCTGTCATACGTGACCCTGTCCGCGGAGAAGTAAACCGGTTCCTCCTTGCTGAAAAGGATCAGTTCGTCCTCGTTCAGGCGCTCCTCGGCCCATCCGGGTTTACTTACAGGAAACACCACAAGCATGAACACCCAGAAGAAAAGGCGCCTTCCCCTCGCCCGGCTGCTCGGCATCCCGTCCGCTCCTCAATTCTGCGCATGCGTGTGATAACCGCGGCCGCCCTCTGGTCGGATTTCATGTCACATCGGCGGCAATTGGAATGCAGATAACTGGAGGATTATAACACAGGGACGAAAATACTTCAACGAATGCGCAGGAGCCAAAACGCAGGAAAACCCGAGAAAACAGGCGGCTGCCCGGCCCGCCCTTATACCGGCGTCGCCGATAGAAATTGACGATCGTACGCCGCTACCAGATCGGTTCGGCTGAGGATGCCGATCACTTTCTGCGGATTCTCCTCATCAACGACAATGACCTCGTCGGATTGCGACGTCACCATCTTATGCACCGCCGAATAAAGGTTCTCCTGCGGCGTCACCTTCGGCGGGTTCACCGCCAGTTCTTTCGCGATAACAAGCTGATCGATAAACCCCGCCTCGCGAATCGCCTGTCGCAGATCGCGCCCGTCCACCATCCCCGCAAGGTTTCCGTGTCTGTCGAGGACGGGGAAACATGCCTGCTTCGTTCCCGCAAACTTGTCAAGCAACTCGCGCAGCGTCGCCGTCTCGTTCACCATGACAAATGGCTTCTGCGCCCCGTTCGCGAGCGCATCGGCGACAGTCAGCCGCTTCAGGATGCCGCCCATCATCTCACCCATGTGCGACGGCGAGTCCATGCGCGTGGGAAGCTGCCTCTCATAGATGGTCGACCGGCGCACGAGCAGATAGGCGATGATGCAGACCCACATCGACGGCACGAGCAGGTTGTAATTGCCGGTCATCTCGCTGACCATGATCACGGTCGAAATCGGAGTGTTGGCCGCGGCCGCGAAAAAGCCCGCCATTCCGACCATCACGAATGCGCCCGGATCGATGCTCATGCCCGGGAAGATTCGCTGCATCGCGATACCGACCGCGCCGCCGAGCGCTCCGCCAATGACTACCGACGGTCCGAACACCCCGCCGCTCCCTCCCGACCCGATCGAAAACGAGGTGGTCAGAATCTTGCCTGCCGCCAAAACCAGCAGGAGAGTCAATCCGAACTGTCCCGCAAACGCGCCATCGACTATCCCATAGCCGGTCCCAAGCGCGGCCGGCAAGAAGAATCCGATGACACCGACCACCAGTCCGCCGATCGCCGGCTTCAGGTAGTTGGGCAATTTAAGCGAGCGAAAAACGTCGCGGACCCCGTAAAATGTCCTGATGAAGATGACCGCACCGCCCGCGAGCACAAGGGCCAAAAAGAAATACGGGACAAGCTCGGCCGGGTTGCGAAAGAGAAAATGACGCGATTCAAACAGCGGGTCCCATCCGAAGACCGACGCGAAGACCGCATACGAGATCACCGAAGAGATGATCGCCGGCACGATCACCTCGTACTCCATATCCATTTCCCGATACAGCACTTCGGCCGCAAACAATGCTCCCGCAAGCGGAGCATGGAAAACGGCGCCGATACCGGCGGCCATGCCGGACGCCAGCAGGATGCGCCGTTCGTACGCGCTCAACCGCAACAGATTCGCGAGTATTGAGCCGAATCCGGCGCCGATTTGCGCGATCGGACCTTCGCGTCCCCCCGAGCCGCCGGTGCCGATCGTTATTGCAGAGGCGACGGCCTTTATGACAGGGATGCGGGCGCGCACCTCGCCGCGCTTGAA
Proteins encoded:
- a CDS encoding chloride channel protein — protein: MARKLGRLLMLCGLVGVVSGIGAIAFVWALELTKHYALGVLAGFSPAIPSGELQLFPEPATPFRRWLLFFIPALGGILSGLIVYLFAPEAEGHGTDAAINSYHFKRGEVRARIPVIKAVASAITIGTGGSGGREGPIAQIGAGFGSILANLLRLSAYERRILLASGMAAGIGAVFHAPLAGALFAAEVLYREMDMEYEVIVPAIISSVISYAVFASVFGWDPLFESRHFLFRNPAELVPYFFLALVLAGGAVIFIRTFYGVRDVFRSLKLPNYLKPAIGGLVVGVIGFFLPAALGTGYGIVDGAFAGQFGLTLLLVLAAGKILTTSFSIGSGGSGGVFGPSVVIGGALGGAVGIAMQRIFPGMSIDPGAFVMVGMAGFFAAAANTPISTVIMVSEMTGNYNLLVPSMWVCIIAYLLVRRSTIYERQLPTRMDSPSHMGEMMGGILKRLTVADALANGAQKPFVMVNETATLRELLDKFAGTKQACFPVLDRHGNLAGMVDGRDLRQAIREAGFIDQLVIAKELAVNPPKVTPQENLYSAVHKMVTSQSDEVIVVDEENPQKVIGILSRTDLVAAYDRQFLSATPV